One window of Nitrospirota bacterium genomic DNA carries:
- a CDS encoding aminoacyl-tRNA hydrolase gives MWLVVGLGNPGQKYENSRHNIGFIIVDALAAGSSVKIKNKTESYAYGRGVIGGEEALLIKPLTFMNRSGGAVKSALARFSGIDKIIVIHDDLDLAKGVIRIKESGSSGGHKGIGSIMDALGTGDFIRLRIGIGRPARIPVEDYVLRPFPKSESRMLRETVEKAVSAFKAVLIKGVSSAQNEYHRD, from the coding sequence ATGTGGCTGGTCGTCGGCCTGGGGAACCCGGGGCAGAAGTATGAGAACTCAAGGCACAATATCGGCTTTATTATTGTGGATGCGCTTGCCGCGGGCTCATCCGTAAAAATAAAAAATAAAACCGAAAGTTATGCTTACGGACGGGGCGTTATCGGGGGCGAAGAGGCTCTTCTGATAAAGCCCCTTACTTTTATGAACAGGAGCGGCGGCGCGGTAAAGAGCGCGCTTGCCCGTTTCAGCGGCATTGATAAAATAATCGTTATTCACGATGATCTCGACCTTGCGAAGGGTGTTATCAGGATAAAAGAGTCAGGCTCTTCAGGTGGCCACAAAGGCATCGGCTCGATAATGGATGCTCTCGGCACGGGAGATTTTATCAGGCTGAGGATAGGGATAGGGAGGCCTGCCAGGATTCCGGTGGAAGATTATGTACTGAGGCCCTTTCCCAAAAGCGAGTCGAGGATGCTTAGAGAAACAGTCGAAAAAGCCGTAAGTGCTTTTAAAGCGGTTCTTATTAAAGGTGTTTCTTCCGCGCAGAACGAGTATCACAGGGATTGA